The following are encoded together in the Primulina tabacum isolate GXHZ01 chromosome 18, ASM2559414v2, whole genome shotgun sequence genome:
- the LOC142533432 gene encoding importin subunit beta-1-like isoform X2, translating to MAMEVTQVLLSAQAVDSTVRKHAEETLKQFQEQNLPGFLLSLSGELASEEKPVESRKLAGLILKNALDAKEQHRKFELVQRWLSLDVDVKSQIKACLLQTLSSTASDARSTASQVIAKVAGIELPHRRWPELVGSLLSNIHQIPSHVKQATLETLGYLCEEVGPEVVDQDQVNKILTAVVQGMNANEGNTDVRLAATRALYNALGFAQANFSNDMERDYIMRVVCEATLSPEGKIRQAASECLVSIGSAYYDKLAPYIQDIFNITSKAVREDAEPVALQAIEFWSTICDEEIDILEEYGGGFTSDSDVPCFYFIKQALPALVPMLLETLLKQEEDLDQDEGAWNLAMAGGTCLGLVARTVGDDIVPLVMPFIEENITKGDWRQREAATYAFGSVLEGPSPDKLTPIVNVALSFMLTALTNDPNSHVKDTTAWTLGRIFEFLHGSTVETPIITPANCQQIITVLLQSMKDAPNVSEKACGALYFLAQGYEDVGTTSPLTPYFQEIVQSLLIVTHREDAGESRLRTAAYETLNEVVRCSSDETAHLVLELVQVLMTELHKTLEAQKLSSDEREKQNELQGLLCGCLQVIIQKLCASEPTKYAFMQYADQIMNLFLRVFASRSATVHEEAMLAIGALAYAIGHNFAKYVPDLYKYLETGLQNFEEYQVCAVTVGVVGDLCRALEAAILPYCDGIMTQLLKDLSSNQLHRSVKPPIFSCFGDIALAIGENFEKYLMYSMPMLQSAAELSAHTSGVDDEMLEYTNLLRNGILEAYSGIFQGFKNSPKTQLLIPYAPHILQFLDSIYMEKDMDDVVMKTAIGVLGDLADTLGSNAGSLIQQSLSSKDFLNECLSSDDHLIKESAEWARMAISRAISV from the exons ATGGCCATGGAAGTTACCCAGGTTCTTCTAAGCGCACAAGCAGTTGATTCGACAGTAAGGAAGCACGCTGAGGAGACCTTGAAACAGTTTCAGGAACAAAACCTTCCTGGTTTTTTGTTATCTCTTTCTGGCGAGCTTGCTAGTGAGGAAAAACCAGTTGAAAGCCGGAAACTAGCAGGTTTGATTCTTAAAAATGCTTTGGATGCCAAGGAGCAGCACAGAAAGTTTGAGCTAGTGCAAAGATGGTTATCATTAGATGTGGATGTGAAGAGCCAAATCAAGGCATGCTTGTTACAGACCCTCTCCTCTACTGCATCTGATGCGAGGTCCACAGCATCACAAGTCATTGCAAAAGTTGCAGGCATTGAACTGCCGCATCGTCGGTGGCCTGAGTTGGTAGGATCCCTTCTATCAAATATCCACCAGATTCCTTCCCATGTCAAGCAAGCCACCCTTGAAACACTGGGGTACCTGTGTGAGGAAGTTGGTCCAGAGGTTGTTGATCAAGATCAAGTAAACAAAATACTCACAGCTGTAGTTCAAGGCATGAATGCTAATGAAGGAAATACAGATGTCCGGCTTGCTGCTACTCGGGCTCTGTATAATGCTCTGGGATTTGCCCAGGCTAACTTTTCAAATGATATGGAGCGAGATTACATAATGAGAGTTGTTTGTGAGGCCACTCTCTCACCAGAAGGGAAGATTCGGCAGGCTGCATCTGAGTGTTTGGTCTCGATTGGGTCAGCATATTATGACAAGTTAGCTCCATACATTCAAGACATTTTCAATATCACTTCCAAGGCTGTCCGAGAAGATGCTGAGCCGGTTGCTCTTCAGGCAATTGAATTTTGGAGCACCATATGCGACGAGGAAATTGATATTTTGGAAGAGTATGGAGGTGGTTTTACTTCAGATTCTGATGTCCCAtgcttttattttattaagCAGGCACTACCTGCTCTTGTTCCTATGTTATTAGAGACACTCCTTAAGCAAGAAGAAGATCTGGATCAGGATGAGGGTGCTTGGAATCTTGCAATGGCTGGTGGAACTTGCCTTGGTTTGGTCGCCCGAACGGTGGGAGATGACATTGTACCTCTTGTCATGCCATTTATCGAAGAAAATATAACAAAGGGAGACTGGAGGCAGAGAGAAGCTGCCACTTATGCATTTGGTTCCGTATTAGAAGGACCTTCACCTGACAAGCTAACTCCTATTGTCAATGTTGCTTTAAGTTTCATGCTCACTGCTTTGACTAATGATCCAAATAGCCATGTTAAGGATACAACTGCGTGGACACTGGGAAGAATATTTGAATTTCTTCATGGTTCAACTGTGGAGACTCCTATCATTACCCCAGCAAACTGCCAACAGATTATCACAGTTCTCCTCCAGAGCATGAAAGATGCTCCTAATGTTTCCGAGAAAGCATGTGGTGCTCTCTATTTCTTAGCTCAAGGTTACGAGGACGTGGGCACAACATCACCTTTGACACCTTATTTCCAGGAAATTGTTCAGTCCCTTCTCATTGTCACCCACAGAGAAGATGCAGGCGAGTCTCGACTCAGGACAGCTGCCTATGAGACCCTGAATGAAGTAGTAAGGTGTTCATCTGATGAAACGGCTCACTTAGTGTTGGAACTAGTTCAAGTACTCATGACTGAGCTTCACAAGACTCTCGAAGCACAGAAACTTTCTTCTGACGAGAGAGAGAAGCAGAACGAATTACAAGGCCTTCTATGTGGGTGTTTGCAGGTCATCATCCAGAAATTATGTGCATCGGAACCGACCAAGTATGCTTTTATGCAGTATGCAGATCAGATAATGAATCTTTTTCTACGGGTTTTTGCTAGTAGAAGTGCCACTGTTCACGAAGAAGCAATGCTTGCCATTGGTGCCCTTGCCTATGCAATAGGTCACAACTTTGCTAAGTACGTACCAGATTTATATAAGTATTTGGAGACGGGACTTCAGAATTTTGAGGAATATCAAGTCTGTGCTGTCACCGTTGGTGTTGTGGGGGACTTGTGCAGGGCTTTGGAGGCTGCTATTTTACCTTATTGTGATGGAATAATGACCCAGCTTCTTAAAGATTTGTCAAGCAACCAGTTGCACCGGTCTGTGAAGCCTCCAATCTTTTCATGCTTTGGAGACATAGCTCTGGCAATTGGAGAGAACTTTGAGAAGTATTTGATGTATTCCATGCCCATGCTGCAGAGTGCTGCAGAGTTGTCTGCCCACACATCAGGTGTTGATGATGAAATGTTAGAATATACTAACCTTCTAAGGAATGGAATTTTAGAGGCATATTCTGGGATATTTCAGGGCTTCAAGAACTCGCCTAAAACCCAACTTCTGATTCCATACGCACCTCACATTCTGCAATTCCTGGACAGCATTTACATGGAGAAAGATAT GGATGATGTCGTGATGAAAACTGCAATAGGAGTCCTTGGAGATCTAGCTGATACTTTGGGCAGTAATGCGGGTTCTTTGATTCAGCAGTCTCTGTCAAGCAAAGACTTTTTAAATGAATGCTTGTCTTCAGATGACCATTTGATTAAAGAATCTGCTGAGTGGGCCAGGATGGCCATTAGTCGTGCCATATCTGTTTGA
- the LOC142533432 gene encoding importin subunit beta-1-like isoform X1 yields the protein MENMAMEVTQVLLSAQAVDSTVRKHAEETLKQFQEQNLPGFLLSLSGELASEEKPVESRKLAGLILKNALDAKEQHRKFELVQRWLSLDVDVKSQIKACLLQTLSSTASDARSTASQVIAKVAGIELPHRRWPELVGSLLSNIHQIPSHVKQATLETLGYLCEEVGPEVVDQDQVNKILTAVVQGMNANEGNTDVRLAATRALYNALGFAQANFSNDMERDYIMRVVCEATLSPEGKIRQAASECLVSIGSAYYDKLAPYIQDIFNITSKAVREDAEPVALQAIEFWSTICDEEIDILEEYGGGFTSDSDVPCFYFIKQALPALVPMLLETLLKQEEDLDQDEGAWNLAMAGGTCLGLVARTVGDDIVPLVMPFIEENITKGDWRQREAATYAFGSVLEGPSPDKLTPIVNVALSFMLTALTNDPNSHVKDTTAWTLGRIFEFLHGSTVETPIITPANCQQIITVLLQSMKDAPNVSEKACGALYFLAQGYEDVGTTSPLTPYFQEIVQSLLIVTHREDAGESRLRTAAYETLNEVVRCSSDETAHLVLELVQVLMTELHKTLEAQKLSSDEREKQNELQGLLCGCLQVIIQKLCASEPTKYAFMQYADQIMNLFLRVFASRSATVHEEAMLAIGALAYAIGHNFAKYVPDLYKYLETGLQNFEEYQVCAVTVGVVGDLCRALEAAILPYCDGIMTQLLKDLSSNQLHRSVKPPIFSCFGDIALAIGENFEKYLMYSMPMLQSAAELSAHTSGVDDEMLEYTNLLRNGILEAYSGIFQGFKNSPKTQLLIPYAPHILQFLDSIYMEKDMDDVVMKTAIGVLGDLADTLGSNAGSLIQQSLSSKDFLNECLSSDDHLIKESAEWARMAISRAISV from the exons AT GGAGAATATGGCCATGGAAGTTACCCAGGTTCTTCTAAGCGCACAAGCAGTTGATTCGACAGTAAGGAAGCACGCTGAGGAGACCTTGAAACAGTTTCAGGAACAAAACCTTCCTGGTTTTTTGTTATCTCTTTCTGGCGAGCTTGCTAGTGAGGAAAAACCAGTTGAAAGCCGGAAACTAGCAGGTTTGATTCTTAAAAATGCTTTGGATGCCAAGGAGCAGCACAGAAAGTTTGAGCTAGTGCAAAGATGGTTATCATTAGATGTGGATGTGAAGAGCCAAATCAAGGCATGCTTGTTACAGACCCTCTCCTCTACTGCATCTGATGCGAGGTCCACAGCATCACAAGTCATTGCAAAAGTTGCAGGCATTGAACTGCCGCATCGTCGGTGGCCTGAGTTGGTAGGATCCCTTCTATCAAATATCCACCAGATTCCTTCCCATGTCAAGCAAGCCACCCTTGAAACACTGGGGTACCTGTGTGAGGAAGTTGGTCCAGAGGTTGTTGATCAAGATCAAGTAAACAAAATACTCACAGCTGTAGTTCAAGGCATGAATGCTAATGAAGGAAATACAGATGTCCGGCTTGCTGCTACTCGGGCTCTGTATAATGCTCTGGGATTTGCCCAGGCTAACTTTTCAAATGATATGGAGCGAGATTACATAATGAGAGTTGTTTGTGAGGCCACTCTCTCACCAGAAGGGAAGATTCGGCAGGCTGCATCTGAGTGTTTGGTCTCGATTGGGTCAGCATATTATGACAAGTTAGCTCCATACATTCAAGACATTTTCAATATCACTTCCAAGGCTGTCCGAGAAGATGCTGAGCCGGTTGCTCTTCAGGCAATTGAATTTTGGAGCACCATATGCGACGAGGAAATTGATATTTTGGAAGAGTATGGAGGTGGTTTTACTTCAGATTCTGATGTCCCAtgcttttattttattaagCAGGCACTACCTGCTCTTGTTCCTATGTTATTAGAGACACTCCTTAAGCAAGAAGAAGATCTGGATCAGGATGAGGGTGCTTGGAATCTTGCAATGGCTGGTGGAACTTGCCTTGGTTTGGTCGCCCGAACGGTGGGAGATGACATTGTACCTCTTGTCATGCCATTTATCGAAGAAAATATAACAAAGGGAGACTGGAGGCAGAGAGAAGCTGCCACTTATGCATTTGGTTCCGTATTAGAAGGACCTTCACCTGACAAGCTAACTCCTATTGTCAATGTTGCTTTAAGTTTCATGCTCACTGCTTTGACTAATGATCCAAATAGCCATGTTAAGGATACAACTGCGTGGACACTGGGAAGAATATTTGAATTTCTTCATGGTTCAACTGTGGAGACTCCTATCATTACCCCAGCAAACTGCCAACAGATTATCACAGTTCTCCTCCAGAGCATGAAAGATGCTCCTAATGTTTCCGAGAAAGCATGTGGTGCTCTCTATTTCTTAGCTCAAGGTTACGAGGACGTGGGCACAACATCACCTTTGACACCTTATTTCCAGGAAATTGTTCAGTCCCTTCTCATTGTCACCCACAGAGAAGATGCAGGCGAGTCTCGACTCAGGACAGCTGCCTATGAGACCCTGAATGAAGTAGTAAGGTGTTCATCTGATGAAACGGCTCACTTAGTGTTGGAACTAGTTCAAGTACTCATGACTGAGCTTCACAAGACTCTCGAAGCACAGAAACTTTCTTCTGACGAGAGAGAGAAGCAGAACGAATTACAAGGCCTTCTATGTGGGTGTTTGCAGGTCATCATCCAGAAATTATGTGCATCGGAACCGACCAAGTATGCTTTTATGCAGTATGCAGATCAGATAATGAATCTTTTTCTACGGGTTTTTGCTAGTAGAAGTGCCACTGTTCACGAAGAAGCAATGCTTGCCATTGGTGCCCTTGCCTATGCAATAGGTCACAACTTTGCTAAGTACGTACCAGATTTATATAAGTATTTGGAGACGGGACTTCAGAATTTTGAGGAATATCAAGTCTGTGCTGTCACCGTTGGTGTTGTGGGGGACTTGTGCAGGGCTTTGGAGGCTGCTATTTTACCTTATTGTGATGGAATAATGACCCAGCTTCTTAAAGATTTGTCAAGCAACCAGTTGCACCGGTCTGTGAAGCCTCCAATCTTTTCATGCTTTGGAGACATAGCTCTGGCAATTGGAGAGAACTTTGAGAAGTATTTGATGTATTCCATGCCCATGCTGCAGAGTGCTGCAGAGTTGTCTGCCCACACATCAGGTGTTGATGATGAAATGTTAGAATATACTAACCTTCTAAGGAATGGAATTTTAGAGGCATATTCTGGGATATTTCAGGGCTTCAAGAACTCGCCTAAAACCCAACTTCTGATTCCATACGCACCTCACATTCTGCAATTCCTGGACAGCATTTACATGGAGAAAGATAT GGATGATGTCGTGATGAAAACTGCAATAGGAGTCCTTGGAGATCTAGCTGATACTTTGGGCAGTAATGCGGGTTCTTTGATTCAGCAGTCTCTGTCAAGCAAAGACTTTTTAAATGAATGCTTGTCTTCAGATGACCATTTGATTAAAGAATCTGCTGAGTGGGCCAGGATGGCCATTAGTCGTGCCATATCTGTTTGA